The genome window AATGGCAGCGCGAAGGCGGCGCCTATAATTACGGTGGTCCGGTCGCCTTCTTCAGCCTCGAAATGAGCGCCGACCAGCTCGCCACGCGTATCCTCGCCGAACAGGCCGAGATCACCAGCGAGGCTCTGCGATCGGGCAAGATCACCCGCGACGAATTCCAGAAACTGAGCTTCGCCAGCCAGCGCCTCGCGGAACTCCCGCTCTATATCGACGACACGCCTGCGCTGACGATCGCGGCGCTGCGCACGCGCGCCAGACGGCTGAAGCGGCGCCACGATATCGGCCTGATCGTGGTCGACTATCTCCAGCTGTTGCAGGGCGCAGGCCGCGCGAGCGACAACCGCGTCAACGAGATTTCGGAGATCAGCCGCGGATTGAAGACGCTCGCCAAGGAGCTGAACGTGCCGGTGATCGCCCTATCGCAGCTGTCGCGTGCCGTCGAACAGCGCGAGGACAAGCGGCCAATGCTGTCCGATCTGCGCGAATCGGGCTCGATCGAACAGGACGCCGACATGGTGTGGTTCATCTATCGCGGCGATTATTATCACGAGGCGCTGCGCCCCGACATGCCCGGCCCCGAAAGCTCGCCCGACGTGCTGGAGAAATACCGGATCTGGGAAGAACGCTATCTCGAACTGCGCAACCGGGCGACGCTGATCGTGGCGAAGCAGCGCCACGGTTCGACCGGCAACGTGCCGCTCCATTTCCACAGCGAGATCACCAAGTTCACCTCGCCCGCCAAGCGCGATTATTCGGACTGGGGCGAAGGATAGGGCGCGTTCGGGTCAAAGCCCCAGATTGAGCCCGCGCGACACGTTGTAATCCATTACCGTCACCAGGAACCAGCTGACATTCCAGCGTATCCGGTTCCAAAGGCTCGCCTCGCGCCTGTGCTGGTCTGACGTGATCCGGTTCGAGGCGTCTTCATGCGCGGCGATGAAGTCGCGCATCGTGTCCGCCAGCCCCCTGTCCTCGATCCGCAGCATCAGTTCGAGATTGATATAGAGGCTGCGCATGTCGAAATTCGCGCTGCCGAGATAGACCGCATCGTCGAGCACGACGATCTTCATATGCAGCTTGCAGGGTGCGAATTCGAAGATGTGCGCCCGTTTCCTGAGCAGGTAGTCATAGAGCGAGCGCGTCGCCCCGATGGTGGCGCCATTGTCGCTCTTCGCCGCCATGATCAGCCGGGTCTCGCCCTTCTGGGCGATCCGCCCGATCCGGCGCAGCAGCTTCATCGGCGGCGAGAAATAGGCCATCACCATGTCCAGCCGCCGCCCTTCTTCGAGGTCGCGCTGGACACATTGCGCCCAGCTGGACAGGTGCCGGCTCGGCCCCCCGATCAGCAATCGCACCGCGCCTTCGCCGCCATCCCATTGGCTGACCGTGCGCTTGATGGCGCGGAACTGCGCTTCGGAATCGGCGATCCAGGTATCGAGTTTGTCCAGCCAGCGATCGAGCAGGTCGACGGCCGAGCCTTCGACGGTCAAGCCTAGATCGTGCCAGCCATTCTGGTCCGGCGGGGCGAAATAGCCTTTCTCGACATTGAAGCCGCCGATCATCGCGCGCGCGCGGTCGGCGATGGCAAGCTTCTGGTGGTTGCGGATCAGATAACGGCGGCTCCATTTGGCCTGGAAGCGGGTGAAGCGCCCGCCCGCCTCGACGAGCGGCGCGAAGAAGTCGTCATCGACCTTGTCCGATCCGAAGCCGTCGATCGCGAGCGAGACGGCGACGCCGCGCTGCGCCGCGCGGACCAGGGCATCGCGCACGCGCTCCCCGCACGCATCGTCCCCATACATGTAATAGAAGGCGCGGAAACTCGTCTCCGCGCCGTCGATCAAAGCGACCAGAGCATCCAGCCGGTCCTGGCCGGCGGGGTAGAAGGTAAGCGACTGCCCCTGCGCTTCGACGGTGAAAGGCTCGGCATCCTGCCATGCCGCCGCCCTTTCGCTGGAAGCCTGACTATCGCGGTCCGGGAGGGGGGCTGGTTGCGCCATCTTCCGCCTTCTAGGCGAAGCGACAGGCTGGGCGCAATTCCTTGACTCATCGGCAGTGACGCTCTAACTCGCGCGCTTCCCTGGAATTCCTGACTTTCTCGAGTGCTGCATGGCGCGCGTCACCGTCGAAGATTGCGTAGACAAGGTTCCCAACCGGTTCGATCTGGTCCTGCTCGCCGCCCAGCGCGCGCGCGAGATCTCGGGCGGCGCGGAACTGACCATCGAGCGCGATCGCGACAAGAACCCGGTCGTGGCCCTGCGCGAAATCGCGGAACAGACCGTCAAGCCGAAGGATCTGATGGAAGCCTCGGTCGTCAATCTGCAGAAGATCCTGCCCGATGACGAGGACGATGCGGACGAGGTCGGCTCGCTCAGCCAGTCGGCCGAAGCGCTGCGGATCACCGCATCCGCCCCGACCCGTTCGACCTCGATCGGCGCCGATTACGAGGGTTGATCTCGGGGGCTGATACCCTCGCATCAGACAGAAAAAAGGCCGCCCCTGTCCGGGCGGCCTTTTTCGTTTCTGCTTGGTTTATTGGCCGCGCCCGGTCTCGCCCTGCAATTCGTCGATCATCTTCGATGCGTCCGCCTTGCTCAGTTCGGTGTCGTAGCGCTCGGGGCAGCCCGCTTCCTCGCACAAAGTCTTGAGATAGCTCGCCTGCGCGCCGGTCATCCGCTCGTCGCCCGTGGTCCAGTCATCCGGGTCCTTTTCGGCGTTGGAGACCGGATCGGATTTGGGATGCTCGTTCGGTCGGGTGGCAGTCATCTATAATCTCCTTTCCTGACCGAACGCCGATGTTCGACAAATGTTCCAACTGGACGCGGGCGGCCCTGCCGCGATAAGGGCATGGGCGGAGGGCAATCATGAGCGATTTTGGCGATGGCATCGGCACCGCTGTCGAAGGGGGCCTGTTCGCGCGAGCGGTGGGCGCGGGAAGCAAGGCGAATGCCGCGAACGGCCAGCCGCTCGATCACGGCCATTTCGCCGAGAGCGCCTGCCTCAATTGCGGCACGGCGCTACAGAGACCGCATTGCCACCAATGCGGCCAAGCGGCGCATCTTCACCGCACGCTGGGCGCCTTCATGCACGATCTCCTGCACGGGGCGCTGCATTTCGAAGGCAAGACCTGGAAAACCCTGCCCATGCTGGTGGCGAAGCCGGGCGAATTGACCCGCCGCTATATCGAGGGGGAGCGGGCGCGGTTCGTGTCGCCGATGGCGCTGTTCCTGTTCACCATCTTCCTGATGTTCGCCATCTTTCAGGCGATCGGGCTGACGACGCCGACCGAGCTTAATCCGGGCGCGAATATGCGCCAGACGCTGGAAACCGCGGAGCAGGCGTTGGAGGCCGAGCGGGTCGAGGCCCAGGCTGAACTCGCCGCCCTCGCCCCCGACGCGCCCGAGCGGACCGCCGCCGCGGAACGTGTTGCGAAGGCGGATCAGAGCATCGCCGATTTGCGCCGCAGCGAAGAGGTTCTGGCCGAGCAGGATATCATGGCGGGCGATTTCACCACCGGCACGACCGGGATCGCATTCATCGATCACGGACTGGAGAAATGGCAGAAGAACCCCGGCCTGATGCTCTACAAATTGCAGGCCAACGGGTACAAGTTCAGCTGGCTGTTGATCCCGATCTCGGTGCCGTTCGTGTGGATGCTGTTCCTGTGGCGGCCCGGCTTCCGCGCCTACGATCATGCGATTTTCGTGACCTATTCGATCGCCTTCATGTCGCTGTTTTTCATCGTCCTGTCGCTGGCGATCAAGGCCGGAGCGCCCGAGTGGTTATACGGCACGCTGCTGTTCTTCGCGCCGCCGATCCATATCTACAAACAGCTGCGCGGCGCCTATTCGCTCAGCCGGTTTTCGGCCTTCTGGCGATTGAATGCGCTGCTGTTTTTCATCATCGTCGTGGCGGTGGTGTTCTTCAACCTGCTGCTGGTGATCGGCGCGTTCTGAGGGCGGCTGCGATGCCGGTCAGGTGCAGGGGTATTCGCGCACCAGAGCGCTGCGCCATGCCTGGACGAGCGTGACGCGCTTGCGTTGGGCTTCCGGCACCCGGCCCAGCATGTCGACGACCATCTGCGGCGACATCCCCTTCTTGCGCTGCGCTTCGCTGACGCAATAGATCGGCGCGCCCCGGCTTTTCGCCGCCTCGTTCTCGTCCCGCACGCGCTCGCCCGCATCCTTCATCGCCGCCATGGCCGGACGGGTGCGCTTGTCGAACATCGCCTTCATACCCTTCGCGCTCAGATCCTTCGCGTCGAGATAGAAGCTCTGGGCATTGACGTCACCGGGCGCGGCCTGCGCCGCAGCAGGGCCGAGGATCAGCGCGCCGAGGACAAGAATACGGGTAGACATACAGAAAAGCTCCGGCCGACTTGTGTCGGGCGGAGCTTTTCCTGTCCTTCGGATGAACGCGGGTTGAAGCGTTCGCGGTAGTGGGATCAGGCGCCCGCAGGCGCTCCCTCGCCAGAGCCGCCGAACTTGCGGCCCGCCTTGGGAACCGCACTGCCCGACACCGGCTTGACCGCGATCGGCCCCTTGGGCTGGTCGGGCCGGTCGAGCTTGCCGTCCTTCAAGAGCTGGTCGATCTCGTCACCCGTCAGCGTCTCATATTCGAGCATCGCCTGGGCGAGCAGGTGCAGCTTGTCCTCCTGATCGGTGAGGATATCGGTCGCGCGCTTGAGACCATCTTCGACCAGGCGCTTGATCTCTTCATCGATCAGCTTGTTGGTTTCCGCGCCCGACATGGTCCGCGCGGTCTGGCCCATGCCGAGATAGCCTTCCTGGCTCTGCTCGTACTGCAACGGCCCGAGCTTGTCGGACATGCCCCATTTGGTGACCATGTTGCGGGCAAGGTCGGTGGCGTACTGGATGTCGCCCGACGCCCCGCTCGACACCTTGTCGTGGCCGAAGATGATCTCTTCCGCCACGCGCCCGCCCATGGCGACCGCGAGGTTCGCGTGCATCTTGTCGCGATGATACGAGTAATTGTCCCGTTCCGGCAGGCGCATCACCATGCCCAGCGCGCGGCCGCGTGGGATGATCGTCGCCTTGTGGATCGGGTCCGATGCCGGCTCGTTCAGCGAGACGAGCGCGTGGCCCGCCTCGTGATAGGCGGTCATCTTCTTCTCGTCCTCGGTCATGACCATGCTGCGGCGTTCGGCGCCCATCATGACCTTGTCCTTGGCATCCTCGAATTCCTGCATCGCGACGAGGCGCTTGTTGCGGCGTGCCGCCAGCAGCGCGGCTTCGTTGCACAGATTCGCAAGGTCCGCGCCCGAAAAGCCCGGCGTGCCGCGCGCGATGGTACGCGGATTGACGTCGGGCGCCAGGGGAAGCTTCTTCATGTGGACGGCAAGGATCTTCTCGCGGCCTTCGATGTCGGGCACGGGCACCACGACCTGACGGTCGAAACGGCCCGGACGCAGGAGCGCGGGGTCGAGCACGTCGGGGCGGTTCGTCGCCGCGATGATGATGATGCCTTCATTGGCCTCGAAGCCGTCCATCTCGACCAGGAGCTGGTTCAGCGTCTGCTCGCGCTCGTCATTCGAATTGCCGAGACCGTGGCCGCGCGAACGGCCGACCGCGTCGATTTCGTCGATGAAGAGGATGCAGGGCGCGTTCTTCTTCGCCTGTTCGAACATGTCGCGCACGCGGCTCGCGCCGACGCCCACGAACATCTCAACGAAGTCCGACCCCGAAATGGTGAAGAAGGGCACGCCCGCCTCTCCGGCGATGGCGCGCGCGAGCAGCGTCTTACCCGTACCGGGAGACCCGACAAGCAGCGCGCCCTTGGGGATCTGGCCGCCCAATTTGGAGAAGCGCGACGGATCTTTTAGGAACTCGACGATCTCTTCGAGTTCCTCGCGCGCCTCGTCGATGCCCGCGACGTCGTCAAAGGTCACCTTGCCCTGACGCTCGGTCAAAAGCTTGGCCTTCGATTTGCCGAAGCCCATCGCCCCGCCCGCGCCGCCGCCCTTCTGCACCTGGCGCAGCGCGAAGAAAGCGATGCCGAGGATGAGAATGAAGGGGAGCGACTGGATGAGGATGTAGGTCAGGACCCCCATTTCCTCCTTCGCCGCGCCCGAATAGGACACGCCGTTCTCGTCGAGCAATTGGGTCAGCGAAGTGTCGTTGGCGACCGGAACGGTGCTGAACGCATCGCCATTGGTCAGTGTGCCCGAAATGCGGTCTTCCGAAATCTGCACGTCGCGCACGGTGCCTTCGGCCACGCGATCGCGGAAATCGGAATAGCCAATCGCATCGCCCGCAGGCTGGCCGCTATTGCCGAACACCGAGACGACGACCAGCAGCGCGAGGAACACGCCGCCCCATACCATCAGGCTCTTCACCCAGGGGTTGGGGCCGTTGCCCTGCGGATCGTCGGGATTGTTCTGATCGCTCATGTCGGGAAGGGTCCTTTCGCCCCATCTATGTAGGCGCGAAGGTATGAATGGCAAGTTGCTGGTGACGATCGCGATCGGCACGCGATCGGGCCGTCAGAACGGCAGGAAACTCCCGGTTTCGTCGGAGCCGAGATAGAGATAGACGCCGATCGAGGACGCAAGGCCCGCGAAGATCAGCGCGCTCAGCAACAGCGCGCCATCGCGCACCGTCAAGGCGAGGCCGATCATCACGATGGCGAGCATCGGAAGGGTGCTGGCGAAGGGCAGCAATTCGAGCGGCGGAACCGTGCAGCACAGCGCGATCACGACCACGCCCGCGAAGCGCAGCCAGATACCGGTGGTCAAGGCCTCCAGCCGGTCCTGGCTATGCTCGTCGAGCCAGGCTCCGAGCTTGCGCAATTTCGCCACCGCCTTGTGCAGCTTGTCGCTGGCGACGGAGCGGTTCTGGACGAATTCCGGCATCCAGATATGTTCGCGCCCCAGGACCAGCTGCGCGGCGATCACGGCGATGAAGAGCGCCAGCGCGGTCGGCACGCCGGGGATGCCGCCAAGGGGGCTGATCTCGATCAGGGCGGGGATCATCATGAACGGGCCGAAGCTGCGGCGCCCGAAATCGTCGAGCACATCGCGCACGCAGACCTGATCGCCCTTGTCGGCAAGCCCGTCGAGTTCGTCGAGGACGTCCTCTACGCTGGCGGGTTCATGGTCCAGTGTGCCTCTCCTCCTGCGCCCACCAACGAGCGAGGAGGAAAAGAGGTCCACGGACAAGCGGTTATGCCTGGTCGGCCTTCTTGAGGAGCGCCGAACGTTCGCAGCGGCACACGACCTCGCCGCGCTGGTTGATAGCCTCGTGCAGGAAGGTAACGATCCCGGTATCGGGGCGCGATTTGCTTGGGCGCAAACCGATCACCTCGCTCGTCGCATGGAGCGTATCGCCGATGAAGACCGGCTTCGGCATCACGAGCTTGTCGTAACCGAGATTGGCGACCAGCGTCCCCAGCGTCGTATCCCCCACGCTCAGCCCCACCATCAGCGAGAAGGTGAAGGTCCCGTTGACGAGGATCTGGCCGAACTCGCTTGCCCTCGCCGCTTCCGCATCGAGATGGAGCGGCTGGGGGTTGTGGGTCATGGTGGTAAAGAGGAGATTGTCCGTCTCCGTCACCGTGCGGCGGATCTCGTGCTCGATCCGGTCGCCGACCGCCCATTCGTCGAAATGGCGGCCTGCCATCAGCTGTGGCCCATCACGGCTTTGACTTCGAGGAAGTCGTGGAAGCCGAATTCGCCCCATTCGCGGCCATTGCCCGATTTCTTGTAGCCGCCGAACGCCGCATTCATGTCATAGCCGCCATTGATGGCGACGCGCCCTGCGCGGATGCGCTTGGCTAGGCTGCGGGCGGTTTCGATATCCTCGCCCGTGATCGCGCTGGCGAGGCCGTATTCGGTGTCGTTGGCGATGCGGATCGCGTCGTCGTAATCCTCGTAGCCGAGGATGGTCAGAACCGGCCCGAAGATTTCCTCGCGCGCGATCGTCATGTCGTTGGTGACATCGGCGAAGACGGTCGGCTTGACGTAATGGCCGGTTTCGAGGCCCTCTGGCTTGCCCGGTCCGCCCGCGACCAAAGTCGCGCCTTCCTCGATCCCCTTTTCGATCAGGCCCTGGATTTTGTCCCACTGCTGGCGGCTGACCACCGGGCCGATCGCAGCATTGCCCTTGGGATCGCCGGGAATCACGCCCTCGGCGGCTTCCTTCGCGGCGGCCTTGGCTTCTTCCAAGCGGGCGTGCGGCACGAGCATCCGGCTGGGCGCGGTGCAGGTCTGGCCCGAATTGCCCATCATCGCGGTGGTCCCGCGCATCACGGACTTGGTGAAGGCGCTGTCGTCGAGCACGATGTTCGGGCTCTTGCCGCCCAGTTCCTGCGCCACGCGCTTGACCGTGTCGGCAGCGTTCTTGGCGATCAGGACACCGGCGCGGGTCGATCCGGTGAAGCTGACCATGTCGATATCGGGATGGCCGCTGATCGCCTCGCCCACGCCGGGCCCGTCACCATTGATGAGGTTGAAGACGCCTGCGGGTACGCCCGCCGCATCCATGATTTCGGCGAAGATATAGGCGTTGAAGGGCGCGATCTCGCTGGGTTTGAGGAGCATGGTATTGCCCGTAGCCAGCGCGGGGAAGACCTTGCAGGCGATCTGGTTGAGCGGCCAGTTCCAGGGCGTGATCATGCCGACGACGCCGATCGGTTCCCAGACATGGAGGGTCGGCCCGTCCTGGCGTTCGAATTCGAAGCGTTCGAGGATGTCGATCGCAGTCGCGCAGTGGCCGGCGAGGAGGCCGACATGCGGCCCGTTGGCGAGCGACATCGGCGCGCCCATCTCGTCGCTGACCGCCGTGGCCAGCTCTTCCTTGCGGTTCTCGATCTCGGCCTGGATGGCGCGCAGCAGGGTCAAGCGTTCCTCGCGGCTCGTCTGGCTGAAGCTTTCGAAGGCGCGGCGCGCGGCCTTTACCGCCTTGTCGACGTCGGCCTTGGTGCCGAAGCTGATATGGCCGATCGTTTCTTCGGTGGCCGGGTTCTCGACCGGGCGCGTGTCCTCGCTGACGGGGTCGACCCACTGGCCGTCGATATAGAATTGGGTGCAGTCGCGCATATCCGATCTCCTCTTTGCGAGGGACAGGTAGCGATGAGAGAAGGCTCCTGCAACGCGTGCGGGCTTGCCAAGCGGCCCGCAAATCCCCACCGGGTGGCGCGATGCAGCCTGTCGAGCCAGCCGATCCCGCAAGCCTGCGCCGCGCCTTTCGCGATGCGCTGGGCTCGTTCGCGACCGGGGTGACGATCGCGACCACGCTGGCGGAAGACGAAGCGCCGGTGGGCGTCACCGCCAGCAGCTTCAATTCGGTCAGCCTCGACCCGCCGCTGGTCCTGTGGTCGCTGGCGAAATCCGCCCAGTCGCGCGCGGCCTTCACCAGCAGCGGCCATTTCGCCGTCCATGTCCTCGCCGCCAGCCAGCAGGACCTGTCCGACCGCTTCGCCCGCTCGGGCGTGGACAAGTTCGCCGGGCTCGAATGGGAGGTGGGCGAATTGGGATCGCCCCTGTTCCCCGACTTCGCCGCGCGGTTCGAATGCAAGACCCGGCACGAATACGAAGGCGGCGACCACGTCATCCTCGTCGGCGAGGTGGTCGCGTTCGAAGCGAATGACGTGCCGCCGCTGCTCTTCCACGCCGGGTCCTACGCCCGGCGCCGCTTCCAGGCGCGCGATGCGGCGCAGGACATCTTGAACGAGGTCATCGCGGTCGAACACGCGCTGGAAAAGGTCGCGCGCGGCGATCTGCCGTCCGGGCGCATGGAGGAAATGCGGGCGCTGATGCGGCGGATCGTCGATCTTTCGAACTGATGCCTTGCGTGGCCGGACCGCGACGATAGGTTGCGGCCTGAAACCGTTCGAGCGGGAGAGAACAGGATGAGCTTCGAAACGATTACGACGGCGCGCGAGGGCGACGTGCTGACGATCACGCTGAACCGGCCCGAGCGGCTCAATGCCTGCCCGCCCGACATGGCGGACGAGATCTTCGCCGCGATCCGCGATTTGGACGGCGCGCGCGCGGTGCTGATCACCGGGGCGGGGCGTGCGTTCTGTTCGGGCGCGGACCTTGCCGCGCGGGGCGAGCGCTCGGTCGGAGGCGGCGAAGGCGCGTTCACCGCGCTCGGTCGCCATTACAATCCGATGGTCATGGCGCTTGCCAGCCTCCCCGTGCCGGTGATCGCGGCAGTCAACGGCCCGGCGGCGGGCATCGGCTGCTCGATCGCGCTGGCGGCGGATTTCGTGATCGCCGGATCGAGCGCCTATTTCCTCCAGGCCTTCGTCAATATCGGCCTCGTGCCCGATGGCGGGTCGAGCTGGATGCTGCCGCGCCTCGTCGGCAAGGCGCAGGCCACGCGGATGATGATGCTGGGCGAGAAGATCCCCGCCGAAGAGGCCGAACGGATCGGCCTCATCTACAAGACCGTCGCCGACGATGCGCTGATGGACGAGGCGAAGGCGCTGGCGACGAGGCTCGCGGGCGGACCGACCGTGGCGCTCGGCGCAATGAAACAGGCCATCCGGCGCGGGCTCGAAGCCGATTTTTCAACCACGCTCCAATACGAGGCCGAAGCGCAGCGCGTGGCGGGCAATTCCAAGGATGCGATGGAAGGCGGCATGGCCTTCCTCCAGAAGCGGAAACCGGAATTCAAGGGGGCGTAGGCCGCCCCCTTTTCCGCTATTCGTCATTCCCGCGCAGGCGGGAATTCAGGACCAGCGTTGCGCGCTGGATCCCCGCCTACGCGGGGATGACGGTGGATGAGTGCGGAAAAGGCCGACTTCCGCTCCGCCTACACCACCGCGTCGCGCTTGACCGTGATGACCTGCGGATAGGTGAATTCCTTCAACCCATCGATCCCGTATTCCGCGCCGAAGCCCGATTGCTTGTGCCCGCCAAAGGGCGCGAGGGGCGACAGGTGCATGAATTCGTTGATCCACACCGTCCCGGTTTCGAGCTGTTCGGCGATTTCGACCGCCGCGTCGGTATCCTTCGACCAGATCGCGCCCGCCAGCCCGTATTGCGACGCGTTGGCGCGCGCGATCGCCTCGTCCACGCTTGAAAACTTCATCAGCGGCATGACCGGGCCGAACTGTTCCTCGGCGACGATCCGCGCATCTTCCGGCGGATTGTCGAGGATGGTGATCGGCACGTAATATCCCGTGCCCGAAGGATCGGTGTCGCCGCCCGTCAGGAAGCTGTAGCCATTGTCCTTGGCGTCCTGGATCAGGTCGCAGACCCGCTCGAACTGCTTCCGGTTCTGGATCGGCCCGACCCCGGTGCCCTGCTGCGATCCGTCGCCGACGGTCACGCCCTTCGCATAATCGGCAATGGCCCTCGACAGATCGTCATAGATGTCTTCGTGGATGTAGATGCGCTTGGCCGCGATGCAGACCTGGCCGGCATTGGAGAAGCTCGACCAGAACAGCTGTTCGGCCACTTTCTCGACATCGGCATCGGGGAGGACGATAGAGGCGTCGTTGCCGCCCAGTTCGAGCGTGATGCGCTTCAGATCGCGCGCCGCGCCTTCCATGATCTTCTTGCCCGTCGCGGTCGATCCGGTGAAGGTGATCTTGTCGATCCCCGGATGCTCGGTGATGAGCGGGCCGAGGCTGTCTTCGCCGGTGATGATATTGACGGTCCCGGCGGGGACCACGTCCTTGATCAGTTCGGCGATGCGCAGGGTCGTCAGCGGCGTGAAGGGCGAGGGTTTCAGGACGATGGTGCAGCCAGCGACGAGGGCGGGCACGATCTTCTGGATCGCCATCATGATCGGGAAATTCCACGGCACGATCCCGCCGACCACGCCCACCGGCACACGGCGGGTGCGCGACAGGCGGGTGTCGTCGTCCTGATTGATGACATCGTCCAGCGTCAGCCCCGCCTGCGCCTTGGCGAGGCCCGCCGCGCCGTAGATCTCCTGCTGCGCCTGCGCGTGCGGCTTGCCCTGTTCGCTGGTCAGCAGGCGGAACAATTCGTCCGCATTGTCCTTGATCGCTGCCGCGATGCCGAGGACGACCTTCTGCCGCTCCTCCGGCGTGGTCTTGCGCCAGCTTTTGAAGGCGACCCGCGCCGCATCGACCGCACGATCCAATTCGCCCTTACCGCAGGCGGGGACCCGCGCGATCACCTGTTCGGTCGCCGGATTGACGACATCCAGCGTCGCGTCGGTCGTCACCATCTCGCCGCCGATCAGATTGGCATAGGTCGCGGTCATATCTCTCTCCTGTCGATCGCTCTTTTGTCTAGGACTAGGCCATCAAGGCCGCCGACGCCAGCGCATCACGACACTATGGCGCAGCGTAAATCGAGCGGTTAGGAGCGGCGAATGTGGTCGGGCTAGCGAGTTCGCCCGCAGCATTCGTTTCATACACTCTCACAGGCTCACGACATGGCATTCGCTGTATTTCTGGTCGTCATCGGTCTCGCCGCCTTGGTTTTCGGCGGTGAATTGCTGGTGCGCGGCTCCGTCCTGCTGGCGGTGAAGGCAAGGCTCTCGCCACTCGCCATCGGCGTCGTGGTGGTGGGCTTCGGCACCTCGATGCCCGAACTCGCGACCAGCGTCGAAGCGGTGCTCGCGGATGCGCCACAGCTCGCCTGGGGCAATATCGTCGGCTCCAATATCGCCAACACGCTGATGATTTTGGGCGGGGCGGCGCTCGTTTCGCCCTTCGTTCTGGGCGGCAAGGGGACGATCCGCGATCCGCTGGTGGGCGCGCTGGCAGCCTTGCTGTTGCTCGGTGCGACTGCGTTCGCCTGGGCCGGGACGCTGCTCGGTGCCGCGATGCTGCTGGCGCTGGCGATCTATCTCGTCGTCGCGCTGAAATCGGAACGCACCGCGCCCGTCGATCCCGAACTCGATCCCGAAAGCGCGGATCTGACCCCATCGGGATGGACCAGGCCCTCGCTGCTGACCATCGCCGGCCTCGCCATCCTGATCGCCGGCGGTCAGGCGCTGGTCAGCGGATCGATCGATCTTGCCCGCCTCGTCGGCCTCAGCGAGACGGTGATCGGGTTGACGGTCGTCGCCATCGGAACCTCGCTGCCCGAGCTGGTCGCTTCCGTCCTCGCCGCGCGCAAGGGGGAAAGCGAGCTGGCCTTCGGCAATGTCGCCGGTTCCAACCTCTACAATATTCTCTTCATCGGCGGCGCGACCATGCTGCTTGCGCCCGAACCGATCACGCGCGAGATGCTGCCGCTCGATCTGGGCGTGATGACCGGCGCGGCGCTGCTCCTCCTTGTCCTCGCCTGGGTGGCGAAGCGGGTGACGCGCTGGATGGGCGC of Qipengyuania pelagi contains these proteins:
- a CDS encoding DUF3667 domain-containing protein; translation: MSDFGDGIGTAVEGGLFARAVGAGSKANAANGQPLDHGHFAESACLNCGTALQRPHCHQCGQAAHLHRTLGAFMHDLLHGALHFEGKTWKTLPMLVAKPGELTRRYIEGERARFVSPMALFLFTIFLMFAIFQAIGLTTPTELNPGANMRQTLETAEQALEAERVEAQAELAALAPDAPERTAAAERVAKADQSIADLRRSEEVLAEQDIMAGDFTTGTTGIAFIDHGLEKWQKNPGLMLYKLQANGYKFSWLLIPISVPFVWMLFLWRPGFRAYDHAIFVTYSIAFMSLFFIVLSLAIKAGAPEWLYGTLLFFAPPIHIYKQLRGAYSLSRFSAFWRLNALLFFIIVVAVVFFNLLLVIGAF
- a CDS encoding phospholipase D-like domain-containing protein; the encoded protein is MAQPAPLPDRDSQASSERAAAWQDAEPFTVEAQGQSLTFYPAGQDRLDALVALIDGAETSFRAFYYMYGDDACGERVRDALVRAAQRGVAVSLAIDGFGSDKVDDDFFAPLVEAGGRFTRFQAKWSRRYLIRNHQKLAIADRARAMIGGFNVEKGYFAPPDQNGWHDLGLTVEGSAVDLLDRWLDKLDTWIADSEAQFRAIKRTVSQWDGGEGAVRLLIGGPSRHLSSWAQCVQRDLEEGRRLDMVMAYFSPPMKLLRRIGRIAQKGETRLIMAAKSDNGATIGATRSLYDYLLRKRAHIFEFAPCKLHMKIVVLDDAVYLGSANFDMRSLYINLELMLRIEDRGLADTMRDFIAAHEDASNRITSDQHRREASLWNRIRWNVSWFLVTVMDYNVSRGLNLGL
- a CDS encoding DUF3072 domain-containing protein, translated to MTATRPNEHPKSDPVSNAEKDPDDWTTGDERMTGAQASYLKTLCEEAGCPERYDTELSKADASKMIDELQGETGRGQ
- a CDS encoding replicative DNA helicase → MPDNTVLLRPSDSNESASPEREQTRALPSNLEAEAAFLGAVLIDNKVIEELQTPISPGHFHEPVHQRIYERVLKLIERNSIATPVTLKPYFEQDEALKALGGTVYLAKLTADGQGLLAPRELAGQIYDLALLRELVSVGRNLVEGALDTSDEVAPMEQIAKAEASLFQVAEGATTGSQAEDFRTASIAALKMAEAAMNSGGGLSGKTTGLEVIDDKTAGLHGSDLIILAGRPGMGKTSLATNIAFNCAEAHMEWQREGGAYNYGGPVAFFSLEMSADQLATRILAEQAEITSEALRSGKITRDEFQKLSFASQRLAELPLYIDDTPALTIAALRTRARRLKRRHDIGLIVVDYLQLLQGAGRASDNRVNEISEISRGLKTLAKELNVPVIALSQLSRAVEQREDKRPMLSDLRESGSIEQDADMVWFIYRGDYYHEALRPDMPGPESSPDVLEKYRIWEERYLELRNRATLIVAKQRHGSTGNVPLHFHSEITKFTSPAKRDYSDWGEG
- the rpoZ gene encoding DNA-directed RNA polymerase subunit omega; translated protein: MARVTVEDCVDKVPNRFDLVLLAAQRAREISGGAELTIERDRDKNPVVALREIAEQTVKPKDLMEASVVNLQKILPDDEDDADEVGSLSQSAEALRITASAPTRSTSIGADYEG
- a CDS encoding exopolysaccharide biosynthesis protein, whose protein sequence is MDLFSSSLVGGRRRRGTLDHEPASVEDVLDELDGLADKGDQVCVRDVLDDFGRRSFGPFMMIPALIEISPLGGIPGVPTALALFIAVIAAQLVLGREHIWMPEFVQNRSVASDKLHKAVAKLRKLGAWLDEHSQDRLEALTTGIWLRFAGVVVIALCCTVPPLELLPFASTLPMLAIVMIGLALTVRDGALLLSALIFAGLASSIGVYLYLGSDETGSFLPF
- the ftsH gene encoding ATP-dependent zinc metalloprotease FtsH; this translates as MSDQNNPDDPQGNGPNPWVKSLMVWGGVFLALLVVVSVFGNSGQPAGDAIGYSDFRDRVAEGTVRDVQISEDRISGTLTNGDAFSTVPVANDTSLTQLLDENGVSYSGAAKEEMGVLTYILIQSLPFILILGIAFFALRQVQKGGGAGGAMGFGKSKAKLLTERQGKVTFDDVAGIDEAREELEEIVEFLKDPSRFSKLGGQIPKGALLVGSPGTGKTLLARAIAGEAGVPFFTISGSDFVEMFVGVGASRVRDMFEQAKKNAPCILFIDEIDAVGRSRGHGLGNSNDEREQTLNQLLVEMDGFEANEGIIIIAATNRPDVLDPALLRPGRFDRQVVVPVPDIEGREKILAVHMKKLPLAPDVNPRTIARGTPGFSGADLANLCNEAALLAARRNKRLVAMQEFEDAKDKVMMGAERRSMVMTEDEKKMTAYHEAGHALVSLNEPASDPIHKATIIPRGRALGMVMRLPERDNYSYHRDKMHANLAVAMGGRVAEEIIFGHDKVSSGASGDIQYATDLARNMVTKWGMSDKLGPLQYEQSQEGYLGMGQTARTMSGAETNKLIDEEIKRLVEDGLKRATDILTDQEDKLHLLAQAMLEYETLTGDEIDQLLKDGKLDRPDQPKGPIAVKPVSGSAVPKAGRKFGGSGEGAPAGA